A window of the Pangasianodon hypophthalmus isolate fPanHyp1 chromosome 12, fPanHyp1.pri, whole genome shotgun sequence genome harbors these coding sequences:
- the LOC113527657 gene encoding SLAM family member 7-like: MNTQGSVTVLVVCFLTLFALTDCSTCQTNILEGSSLTFKLTDTQLKDDDRFTIKKDGKILVPRRNRKQKGPGIVKDKFLELQPVKLSDSGTYSVEVFDVNGNTLKSYSESVCVYAKVPKPRVNITCQDEKVDLRCDVEGGKNISFSWYKNGKDLKKTVLNFSTNIEENKSNYTCTAQNPAHNSTSDPVEEACFKSATLFGFDLWIMVGLVAGGGGLVLVLITVLVTVACRACKRREKQQRELPKSTI, encoded by the exons ATGAACACCCAGGGCAGTGTTACAGTCTTAGTCGTCTGTTTCCTGACACTATTTGCCTTAACAG ACTGTAGCACATGTCAGACCAATATATTAGAAGGGAGCAGTCTCACCTTTAAACTGACTGACACGCAGCTTAAAGATGATGATCGATTCACTATAAAAAAAGATGGTAAAATACTAGTCCCCAGAAGGAATAGGAAACAAAAGGGACCGGGGATTGTGAAAGATAAGTTCCTGGAGCTCCAACCTGTGAAACTGAGCGATTCTGGGACATACAGTGTTGAGGTTTTTGATGTGAACGGCAACACATTAAAATCTTACTCAGAAAGCGTCTGTGTTTATG CAAAAGTCCCCAAGCCAAGAGTGAATATTACATGTCAGGATGAGAAGGTTGACTTAAGATGTGATGTTGAAGGTGGCAAAAATATATCTTTCAGCTGGTACAAAAATGGGAAAGATTTAAAGAAGACTGTATTAAACTTCTCAACAAATATTGAGGAGAACAAATCAAACTATACATGTACTGCACAGAATCCAGCTCATAACAGCACAAGTGATCCAGTGGAAGAAGCAT GTTTCAAGTCTGCTACACTCTTTGGCTTTGACCTTTGGATCATGGTGGGCCTCGTAGCTGGTGGAGGAGGTCTCGTACTGGTATTGATAACTGTGCTGGTGACTGTTGCCTGTCGTGCCTGTAAACGCAGAGAGAAACAACAGCGAG AATTACCAAAATCCACAATATAA